The window TTCGTTCCAGCTGAGTTCATTCGCAAAATCAAGCAAATTGATACACTCTATTTTTGTCTGTTAGTCGTTGAACGTATTTGGGAATCTGAACGAATTCGAGAAGTAAACCAGCTATTGCAGCCTTTAAACTGGCATGCTTATTTTCAACATAAAAAGCTCTATGTACTGCCTATTCCTTTGTCTAAAGAAAATGCTATTAAAAAACTCAAAAAAGAATGGTCATCTCAGGATATCAAAATCCATAAAACATTGGCTATGGGAGATACAACTATGGACTATCACATGTTGCTTCAACAAGAGAACTATCTTTACTTTGGAATAGCTGATAGCCTGCATTTTAAACTACGAAACACACCGTATTCATTTAAATCCATTCAAGCCTTTCTAGATTAAAAACCGTCCTAACCTCCAAAATAATGGGGTTAGGACGGTTTTTAATCTAGAGTTTAATTACGGTCAAAGCTCATTAATTTCAAACTCTTTAGATAGGCTTGAACTTTTTCAAAATTCTCTTGATTTTTTTTATAGAAGGGTAAAGCCTTTACTTCATCAGCAGTTAGCCATTTACTTTCAAGATAACTCTTAGAAATTGAGACAGATTGAATATCCGTCAGGCTGACATAGACATTTTTATTGATGACAGGCGCAGATTCTTTCTTTAATTGCTGTTTACATAAGTAGAACGTTTTAGTTACATTCACTTTCAATTGGATTTCTTTCTGAACTGCACGCTTCGTTGCCACAAGAGGTGTTTCGTCCCCCACGACGTCCCCACTAACTGGCTTCCAAAAAAGCGTATTCTCTTCTTCAATAGACAACATTAAAAATTTTTTCATTTTGTAGTGATAAATCCAACACTCAATACTATTTTTTATTTCCATACATAAGCCCTTCCTTTTCTATACCTAGTAATATACCTGTTATTTTATTAATAAATAAATTAGATTTATATTTTTATTTTCACATCTGAAATAATTAAGACAACGTTATATTTTAACATAATAACTTATCGTTTTATTAAAAAAACTAATTTTTTCATATGTTTATAATAAAAAACAACCTTTCTACGATTATACTTCAAAA is drawn from Carnobacterium gallinarum DSM 4847 and contains these coding sequences:
- a CDS encoding HAD family hydrolase, producing the protein MKKVLFTDLDGTILFSKNSLPADLSDENCEIIETYSNGQHGYMERQTWAYLANWSINNYLIPVTTRSTEQYQRLETGLAVFNLPYALTSNGGNLYRFGQLDESWHQDIRLSLANELKVASDALTVVKQFVPAEFIRKIKQIDTLYFCLLVVERIWESERIREVNQLLQPLNWHAYFQHKKLYVLPIPLSKENAIKKLKKEWSSQDIKIHKTLAMGDTTMDYHMLLQQENYLYFGIADSLHFKLRNTPYSFKSIQAFLD